DNA from Lactobacillus johnsonii:
AAAAATATGAACTCTGCCCTCTTATTGTAGCAGAGTTCATATTTAGGCTACAATAGGAGGTTTTTTATTATGCCAAAAAGAAAAAATTCTGATATCAAAGACTACACTTTAAAAAATGGTGAAAAGAGATATAAATTTCAAACTTACCTAGGTCTAGATGATAATGGCAAGAGAGTGATGGTAACTCGTCAAGGATTTAGAACTTACACTGAGGCCAACGAAGAGTATGAAAAACTTCGTGCTAAGGGCACACAAGGCTACACCAAGCCTAAACAAACCACTGTCGAAGAAGTCTGGAAATTATGGTTTGATAACTATAAGAGACACGCCAAAGAAGCAACAGCTCACAAGATGGAACAAATGTATAAATATCATGTTAAACCAGATTTTGGCAATAGCTATATAGATAAAATTAAACCACCAAAAATCCAAAAATGGATTAATCACTTATCAACCACCTTAGTCCAATATCGTTCTGCCTTTAACTTACTTAATAATCTAATCAAATATTCTATTGTGATGGGATTCGCTAGCTACAATCCTATGAGTAGAGTATTAGTACCGAAAAAGACTACCAAGAAAAGAAGAGATACAAAAAATAATTATTATAGTAGTACCGAAGAAGTAACTAAATTTTTAGAAGCTGCTAGGAATGATAGTGAGATGGCTTATGTATTCTTTAAGCTTTTAGTTTCTACTGGTATTAGAAAAGGTGAAGCACTGGCTCTCAAATGGTCAGACATTGATTTTAAAAATAATATTATTCACATCACTAAAACAGTCGATGTTGGCTTTCATAATAAGGAATTAATTAGATCGCCTAAAACTAAAGAATCAACTCGTGATGTACCTCTATCTAAAAACCTAAAAGTTGATCTCTTGAAATATAGATCTAATTTATATGAGTATATTTTTTGCAAAGCTAACGGAGAGCATCTCAGCCTAAGTACACCTGCATCATGGTTAGCAAGAATCTATAAAAATAATACTGAGTTAAAACAAATAACTGTTCATGGGTTCAGGCACACTTTCGCTACTCTTACACTTCAACCAGGCATGGGAAACACTCCTAAAGATATTCAAAAGATACTAGGTCACTCAACTGTAGATATGACTTTGAACATATATACTCATGAAAGTAAAAAAGGCCAACAGAACGTAATTCGTTCCATTGACGCTTTAAATTTTTAATTCTGTGCTTTTTCTGTGGAAAGTATATTTATAAAGACAAGAATGTTGATATATAGCGGTTTACATAAAGTAAATCGCTATTTTTATGGAACTTTGGACATTCCATTTTTTTACCTGCCTATCTCTTGTAATAAATCAGATAATTTTTTCTCTAAGTCACCTATTGTACCAGTATTAGCTACTACATAGGTAGCCCTTTTTTCTTTTTCACTTAATGGCATTTGATTATTTATTCTAACTATAGCTTCTTTTTTAGTGAAGTCATTTCGTTTCATTAAACGTTCAATCTGTAATTCTGGTGAAATAGAAATAACCAAAACACCGTTACATAAACTTTCAAAGCCAGATTCAAATAATAAAGGCACATCAATTACAACTAATTTTTCTTGATTTGCACGATATTGTGCCATTTGTTGTTTAATTTCTTGATGGACAAGTGGATGTGTTAACTCATTAAGTTTTTTCAACTTAGCCTTATCGTTAAAAACTATTCCACCTAATTTGCGACGATTGATTGTTTGATCCTCATTAAGAATATCAGTACCAAAATAATCAACTACTGCTTTGTAACCATTTTGCCCAATTTCCATTATTTGATGAGCAATCAAGTCTGAATCAATAATTGGAATTTTTTTCTTTTTAAAAAAATCATCAGCTGTACTTTTGCCACTAGCAATTCCACCAGTTAAACCTAAAAAATATGTCATTTGTATAGCACCTGACAATGCGGACAAAACGTTGTACCGCGTCCATTTACTTTAATTTTCTCTAGAATAGTACCGCAATTATTACATTCTTCACCCGCATGACCGTAAACCTGGAGCATATTTTGATAGCCACCTATATCACCATTAGCATCCAAATAAGTTTGTACAGTAGTACCACGTTCCTTAGTTGCAACAGTAATCGTATGATTTATATTGTGATATAAATCTACTATCTTGTCAGCAGGAATTGACTTAGCACTACTTAAGGGATGAATTTTACTCTGCCACAACACTTCATCAACATAAATATTTCCTAAGCCGCAAACTACGGTTTGATCTAAAAGAGTATTCTTAATATTTTTCTTCTTTCGACTTAGAGCATTAATAAAGTATTCTCCACTAAACTCTTTGGTATTTGGTTCAGGGCCAAGGTTCCGAATTCCAGTCGTCTGCTTTTCTGTGCCGGTTTCTACTAGATGCATTCTTCCGAATTTACGTACATCAGCATAGCGCAGAGCAGTTCCATCAGTAAAGACAAATTCCACATGCTCGTGCTTTCCTTTAGGCTGATCAGGAGTTACTAAATGATATTTTCCTTCCATTCGCAAATGGGAAACCATAGTTAAGTCATCATTAAACCTAAAGAGTAAGTACTTACCGTAACGATCAATTTTTAAAATTTTTTTATTTGTTAATTTTTCAACGAACTCGTCTGGATCATTAACTATAATTTTTGGATACCAAACAATAATTTTAGCAATTATCTTCCCTTTAACTAGAGGAGTTAATGTTCTCCTAACCGTCTCTACCTCTGGCATTTCTGGCATCGTCTCACCCACTTACTATTTATTTTGCATCGTACCAATTATGTCCCCAGTTCGAATCAGCAATTAGTGGAACATCTAATTTGACAGCTGACTGCATAACTTCTGGAACAATTTTCTTAATTGTATCTAATTCATCTTTTGGTACATCAAAAATCAATTCATCGTGTACTTGTAAGACCATTTTAGTCTTTAAATGTAGTTCATCAAGTTTTTTCTGCATATTAATCATGGCAATCTTAATAATATCAGCTGCTGAGCCTTGAATTGGAGAATTAATTGCAGTTCTTTCCGCAAAACTTCTAACATTGAAATTCTTTGAATGAATATCTGGTAAATACCGTCTTCTATGCATAATTGTTTCTGCATAGCCATTCTCACGGGCCTTTTTAATTGCTTCATCCATATAATTTTTAATTTGAGGATATTGTTCAAAATAATTTTCAATAAAAGTTTTAGCTTGCTTGCGGCTAATCCCTAAGTTTTTAGACAAACCATAGTCTGAAATACCATAAACGATACCAAAGTTAACAGCTTTAGCATGTCTACGCATTAATGGCGTTACTTCATCAGGTGAGTCCAAGTGAAAAATCTTCATTGCAGTGTGGGCATGAATATCATAGCCTGACTTAAATGCTTCTTGCATATGTTCATCCCCAGAAACATGAGCTAATACTCTTAGCTCAACCTGAGAATAATCACAAGAGAAA
Protein-coding regions in this window:
- a CDS encoding tyrosine-type recombinase/integrase, giving the protein MPKRKNSDIKDYTLKNGEKRYKFQTYLGLDDNGKRVMVTRQGFRTYTEANEEYEKLRAKGTQGYTKPKQTTVEEVWKLWFDNYKRHAKEATAHKMEQMYKYHVKPDFGNSYIDKIKPPKIQKWINHLSTTLVQYRSAFNLLNNLIKYSIVMGFASYNPMSRVLVPKKTTKKRRDTKNNYYSSTEEVTKFLEAARNDSEMAYVFFKLLVSTGIRKGEALALKWSDIDFKNNIIHITKTVDVGFHNKELIRSPKTKESTRDVPLSKNLKVDLLKYRSNLYEYIFCKANGEHLSLSTPASWLARIYKNNTELKQITVHGFRHTFATLTLQPGMGNTPKDIQKILGHSTVDMTLNIYTHESKKGQQNVIRSIDALNF
- the coaE gene encoding dephospho-CoA kinase (Dephospho-CoA kinase (CoaE) performs the final step in coenzyme A biosynthesis.) — encoded protein: MTYFLGLTGGIASGKSTADDFFKKKKIPIIDSDLIAHQIMEIGQNGYKAVVDYFGTDILNEDQTINRRKLGGIVFNDKAKLKKLNELTHPLVHQEIKQQMAQYRANQEKLVVIDVPLLFESGFESLCNGVLVISISPELQIERLMKRNDFTKKEAIVRINNQMPLSEKEKRATYVVANTGTIGDLEKKLSDLLQEIGR
- the mutM gene encoding DNA-formamidopyrimidine glycosylase; this translates as MPEMPEVETVRRTLTPLVKGKIIAKIIVWYPKIIVNDPDEFVEKLTNKKILKIDRYGKYLLFRFNDDLTMVSHLRMEGKYHLVTPDQPKGKHEHVEFVFTDGTALRYADVRKFGRMHLVETGTEKQTTGIRNLGPEPNTKEFSGEYFINALSRKKKNIKNTLLDQTVVCGLGNIYVDEVLWQSKIHPLSSAKSIPADKIVDLYHNINHTITVATKERGTTVQTYLDANGDIGGYQNMLQVYGHAGEECNNCGTILEKIKVNGRGTTFCPHCQVLYK